A window from Candidatus Nitrospira neomarina encodes these proteins:
- a CDS encoding GH36-type glycosyl hydrolase domain-containing protein: protein MLRSELFSIEQLKRHAVTLAGQHTLDPHPGPDRLLPRLGDNERVLLAAYDLVTAAVTPGQRIVPAEAWLLDNFYLIEQQIVLARRHLPRGYSRQLPRLADGPSAGFPRIYDLALELISHMDGRVDSDNATHFVAAYQTIEPLRLGELWAFPIMLQLALLENLRRVGLRIARRREERDAAISWADRMHVTAEEKPKQLVQLLAEFANADVPLTAPFVEEFYARLQAQGPAMAFIQTWVEHKLLEQGVTATQLSEAAGRTAATNQISIANSIGSLRFIGATDWKNYVESLSVVEQTLCEDPTGMYTNQDFATRDRYRHVIEDVARGSSCSEWGVARQAIVLAQTAAARMGSNDRASHIGYYLIDHGRDLLERGVNCRVSWKLRVSRASRPFRLILYLGPILLLTALATSAVLFSFEGFGPGDWRFWFLGITGMMGVSALAVSVVNLVVTLTLAPRALPRLDFSRGIPHAHRTMVVVPTLLSRSQEIDELLEALEIRYLGNRDPHLFFALLTDFRDAPERTLPDDDALLARARAGVQALNETYREDRPCIFYLFHRPRMWNSYEQVWMGYERKRGKLEQFNAVLRGEAQTAFSDIVGDPSLLSSIKYVITLDTDTQLPRDTARTLIGNMAHPLNRPVYDPDKGRIVEGYAILQPRTSISLISAGQSRFTKLFAGESGVDPYTREVSDVYQDIFGEGSFIGKGIYDVDAFRQAVDGRFPENLILSHDLLESGYARSALVTDVDIIEEHPASYAIEASRRHRWIRGDWQLAGWLLPHVLGPPGSNGSKAQRPPNPLTALSVWKIFDNLRRSLVSPSLLALLIGGWFFGPGSAWVWTLLVGGVVFLPIVLGAVIDLIRKPEERDWLVHLILKSKSTGHPFMLAVLTVVLLPYETLISLNAILRSGVRMLFTRRGLLLWHMRSYVSRNARRTLVDFFMEMWIGPALAVMLTFALGISRPEEWLFCVPVLLLWLGSPIVGWWISLPLMGPVPDLTIEQRAFLRGSARRTWRFFAKFVSPEDNWLPPDNFQEHPASGIASRTSPTNIGMALLANLSAYDFGYISAGEFLRRTDHTLATMEKLERYRGHFYNWYDTRTLKPLRPLYVSSVDSGNLAGSLLTLQAGLAELKDQPVLSSCLFRGLQDTLQVLAEHVPSIPAPDLAKKIKVLQDKLDTLTLNGEPQTLAAADHLLGEIHRTAEELVAWLPADSDIDGELYQWAQAFDQQSCALRDDLRWLVPEPRHFTNTPTLAVLARERTVGTEGLSSAGMGVSPHTGAVERIRIIDDLVNRCRELAVMDFEFLYDASCGLLTIGYDVGERRRDPSCYDLLASEARLASFLLIAQGQLPQKHWFSLGRQLTSYGGAVSLISWSGSMFEYLMPQLIMPSYQNTLLEQTCKAVVSRQIEYGRQRAVPWGISESCYNATDMHHVYQYRAFGVPGLGFKRGLGDDLVIAPYASALALTVMPQEACHNLQTMATNGFCGIYGFYEAVDYTPSRVPRGKNHAIVRTFMAHHQGMSLLAFAHVLLNRPMQRRFMSAPHVRATELLLQERVPKKGATLHPHAAEVSAAARPAATEGGAIMRVFIDPNTPIPEVHLLSNGRYHVMATNAGGGYSRWRDLAVTRWREDVTCDSWGTFIYLRDRDSGRYWSTAYQPTLRQADHYEAIFVQGRAEYRRRDQGIEVHTEVSVSPEDDVEIRRVTLTNLSTRIRHIEVTSYAEVVLAPLNADLAHRSFSNLFVQTEILPDRQAILCRRRARTPGEATPWMFHLLAAPGAVADEPSYETDRSKFIGRGRTAANPEILESDDRSSPLSNTDGSVLDPIVAIRRTLSLSSDESATVQIISGVAETREAALVLLEKYCDRHFVERAFEMAWFQSQEVLRHLNATEAEAQVYGRLATSVIFANGLRRAASSVIARNQLGQSGLWRFVVSGDLPIVLLRIGDRNRIDLVKQVLQAHAYWRMKGLTVDLVIVNEDFSGYRAVLQDQIMGLINAGPEAQILDRPGGVFVRRAEELSEEDRVLFQTVARVVLTDTAETLLEQVERLVPVVRVPDRLESLRLPAVLPAQPLAARDRIFCNGLGGFTPDGREYVVTLEPGQHTPAPWANVIASPHIGTVLSESGSAYTWVENAHEFRLTTWHNDSLSDSSGEALYIRDEETGAFWSPTPLPASGRSGYVCRHGFGYSVFEHHEAGIASELFTYVAMDAPVKFVVIKLRNHSKGPRRLSLTGYWELVLGEWRHTNMMHIVTETDPHSGALFARNPYGRECANRTVFVQVSERERTVTGNRTEFIGRNGSLASPAAMRLKRLSGKTGAGLDPCAAIQTPIELVEGQEREIVFIFGAARNTDEAHYFIERFGGPAGARWALEAVWNHWNRTLGAVHVETPDQALDVLANGWLVYQTLSCRLWGRSGYYQSGGAYGFRDQLQDTMALIHATPWLAREQLLRCAERQFRKGDVQHWWHPPNGQGVRTHFSDDYLWLPYAACRYVLATGDTGVLDESVHFLEGRELNPEEEAYYDQPQRSTEVASLYEHCVRSITHGLRFGEHQLPLMGCGDWNDGMNLVGRDGKGESVWLAWFLYENLQLFAGLARRRGDEPFADVCTGQASLLRDNIEAHAWDGEWYRRAYFDDGTPLGSSENAECRIDSISQSWAVISGGGDRNRARQAMAAVDTRLVRREAQLIQLLTPPFDTSDLEPGYIKGYVPGVRENGGQYTHAAIWTTMAFAMLGDRERAWELFALLNPINHGSLPDEIERYKVEPYVMCADIYGAPPHTSRGGWTWYTGAAGWMYRLTVETLLGLHLEVDHLCIAPCIPAHWESYNIHYRFRETVYHITLKRVGEKPEHVSRLMMDGVEINGVGVDETGRPQGRIHLVDDRRDHYVEVDLK, encoded by the coding sequence TTGCTGCGCTCGGAGCTGTTCAGCATCGAGCAATTAAAACGTCATGCGGTCACGCTCGCTGGACAGCATACACTCGATCCGCACCCTGGGCCGGACAGGTTATTACCACGGCTGGGGGACAATGAGCGTGTGCTGCTGGCGGCGTATGATCTGGTGACCGCCGCCGTGACGCCCGGACAACGGATCGTCCCGGCAGAGGCATGGTTGCTTGATAATTTTTATCTCATTGAGCAGCAGATCGTTCTGGCACGTCGGCATCTGCCGCGAGGATACAGCCGGCAGTTGCCGCGACTGGCTGATGGCCCGTCAGCCGGTTTTCCCAGAATCTATGACCTGGCGCTGGAGTTGATCTCTCATATGGACGGTCGTGTCGACAGCGACAATGCCACCCATTTTGTCGCCGCCTACCAGACCATTGAACCGTTAAGACTGGGCGAATTGTGGGCATTCCCGATTATGCTGCAGTTGGCGCTATTGGAAAACCTTCGTCGCGTGGGGTTGCGTATTGCCCGTCGGCGCGAGGAGCGCGACGCGGCTATCAGTTGGGCAGACCGCATGCACGTGACGGCCGAAGAAAAACCGAAACAGCTTGTTCAGTTGCTCGCCGAGTTCGCCAATGCCGATGTGCCGTTGACCGCACCCTTTGTAGAGGAATTTTACGCAAGACTTCAGGCTCAGGGGCCAGCGATGGCGTTCATTCAAACCTGGGTCGAACACAAACTCCTTGAACAAGGAGTGACGGCCACGCAGTTGTCGGAGGCGGCAGGTCGAACGGCCGCGACCAATCAGATCTCCATTGCCAACAGTATCGGTAGTCTGCGTTTCATCGGCGCAACGGATTGGAAGAATTACGTCGAGTCGCTCAGTGTTGTCGAACAGACCTTGTGTGAAGACCCGACGGGAATGTACACCAACCAGGATTTCGCCACCCGCGACCGGTATCGGCATGTTATCGAAGATGTGGCGAGAGGCAGTTCGTGCAGTGAATGGGGTGTCGCACGCCAAGCCATTGTGCTTGCGCAAACGGCTGCAGCGCGGATGGGTTCTAACGACCGTGCTTCCCATATCGGATACTATCTGATCGATCACGGACGCGACCTACTGGAGCGTGGGGTGAATTGCCGGGTGTCGTGGAAGTTGCGTGTCAGCCGGGCCAGTCGGCCTTTCCGCCTGATCCTGTATCTCGGACCCATCCTGTTGCTCACGGCCCTTGCGACATCGGCGGTGCTGTTCTCTTTCGAGGGGTTCGGGCCGGGTGATTGGCGGTTCTGGTTTTTGGGCATAACCGGAATGATGGGTGTCTCGGCGCTGGCCGTCTCGGTGGTGAATCTGGTGGTCACGCTGACCTTGGCGCCTCGGGCGTTACCACGCTTGGATTTCTCAAGGGGTATTCCACACGCTCACCGCACGATGGTCGTGGTTCCCACCTTGCTGAGCCGGTCGCAAGAGATTGATGAGCTTCTCGAAGCCCTAGAAATCCGGTATCTGGGGAATCGCGATCCCCATCTGTTCTTTGCCTTGTTGACGGATTTTCGTGACGCGCCTGAGCGCACGCTGCCGGATGATGACGCGTTGCTCGCCCGCGCCCGCGCAGGTGTCCAGGCGCTCAATGAGACCTACCGCGAGGACCGCCCCTGCATCTTCTATCTGTTTCACCGGCCTCGGATGTGGAATTCATACGAACAGGTGTGGATGGGATATGAGCGCAAACGTGGCAAGCTGGAGCAGTTCAATGCCGTGCTGCGGGGAGAGGCGCAAACGGCATTCTCGGATATTGTCGGTGATCCATCCCTCCTCAGTTCAATCAAGTATGTCATCACCTTGGATACCGATACGCAACTACCCCGTGACACGGCACGCACGTTGATCGGCAACATGGCTCATCCTCTCAATCGGCCGGTATACGATCCGGACAAGGGGCGTATCGTGGAGGGTTACGCCATTCTTCAACCACGCACGTCAATCAGCCTGATCAGTGCCGGGCAGTCACGGTTTACGAAACTGTTCGCAGGTGAATCAGGAGTCGATCCCTATACGCGTGAGGTCTCGGATGTGTATCAGGATATTTTCGGGGAGGGGTCGTTCATCGGCAAAGGCATTTACGATGTGGATGCGTTTCGTCAGGCTGTCGATGGACGCTTTCCTGAGAACCTCATTCTCAGTCACGACTTGCTGGAAAGCGGGTATGCACGTTCAGCACTGGTCACCGATGTTGATATCATTGAAGAGCATCCGGCCAGTTATGCCATAGAGGCGAGCCGGCGACATCGGTGGATACGCGGGGACTGGCAGCTTGCCGGCTGGCTTCTCCCGCATGTCCTCGGACCGCCAGGATCAAATGGATCGAAGGCGCAGCGGCCACCCAATCCGCTTACAGCCTTGTCGGTGTGGAAAATATTTGACAACCTTCGACGCAGCCTCGTGTCCCCGTCACTGCTGGCCTTGCTGATAGGTGGATGGTTTTTTGGTCCGGGATCGGCATGGGTCTGGACCCTGCTGGTCGGAGGAGTGGTGTTTTTGCCCATCGTGCTCGGAGCCGTGATCGATCTCATCCGAAAACCTGAAGAACGGGATTGGCTGGTGCACCTCATCCTCAAAAGCAAATCTACAGGCCACCCGTTTATGCTCGCGGTGCTCACGGTAGTCTTGTTGCCCTACGAGACGTTGATTAGCCTGAATGCGATTCTGCGCTCGGGTGTGCGGATGCTGTTCACGAGACGCGGATTGTTACTCTGGCATATGCGATCCTATGTCAGTCGCAATGCGCGCCGGACACTGGTTGATTTTTTTATGGAGATGTGGATCGGGCCTGCTCTTGCGGTCATGCTGACCTTCGCATTAGGGATCAGCCGGCCGGAGGAGTGGCTTTTCTGTGTTCCCGTTTTGTTGCTTTGGCTGGGATCGCCAATCGTCGGCTGGTGGATCAGTCTGCCCCTTATGGGCCCCGTACCGGACTTGACCATTGAGCAACGGGCCTTCCTTCGTGGCTCGGCTCGGCGAACCTGGCGTTTCTTCGCGAAGTTTGTCAGTCCTGAGGACAATTGGCTGCCACCCGATAATTTTCAGGAACATCCTGCTTCGGGCATCGCCTCCCGCACCTCGCCGACAAACATCGGCATGGCGCTCCTGGCGAACTTGTCTGCGTATGATTTCGGATACATTTCCGCCGGAGAATTTCTGCGGCGTACGGATCACACCTTGGCGACGATGGAAAAGCTGGAACGCTACCGCGGCCATTTCTATAACTGGTACGACACACGCACGCTGAAACCGCTTCGTCCCCTCTACGTCTCGTCGGTGGACAGCGGAAACCTGGCTGGCAGCTTGCTCACCTTGCAAGCGGGATTGGCCGAGTTGAAAGATCAGCCGGTGCTGTCCTCGTGCCTATTTCGGGGGCTGCAGGACACCCTGCAGGTGCTTGCCGAACATGTGCCTTCGATACCAGCCCCGGACCTTGCGAAAAAAATCAAGGTTCTTCAAGACAAACTGGACACACTCACTCTGAACGGGGAGCCACAGACATTAGCGGCTGCCGATCATCTGCTGGGAGAAATTCACCGCACCGCGGAGGAACTGGTGGCCTGGCTCCCGGCGGATAGCGATATCGATGGCGAACTGTATCAGTGGGCGCAGGCATTCGATCAGCAATCCTGCGCACTGCGGGATGACCTGAGATGGTTGGTGCCCGAGCCACGGCATTTTACCAACACTCCGACATTGGCGGTCTTGGCCAGAGAGAGAACTGTGGGCACGGAAGGGCTATCGTCCGCCGGTATGGGCGTATCCCCGCATACGGGTGCGGTGGAGCGGATCAGAATCATCGACGATTTGGTGAATCGTTGTCGCGAGTTGGCGGTGATGGATTTTGAATTTCTCTATGATGCGTCCTGTGGTTTGCTGACCATCGGATACGATGTGGGGGAACGGCGCCGTGATCCGTCCTGTTACGATCTGCTGGCATCAGAAGCACGCCTGGCAAGTTTTCTCCTTATCGCGCAGGGACAGCTCCCGCAAAAGCATTGGTTTTCACTCGGTCGCCAGTTGACCAGTTATGGCGGCGCCGTAAGTTTGATTTCGTGGAGCGGCTCGATGTTCGAGTATCTCATGCCGCAACTGATCATGCCGAGTTACCAGAATACCTTGTTGGAACAGACCTGCAAGGCTGTCGTGTCGCGCCAGATTGAATACGGACGACAGCGTGCGGTGCCCTGGGGTATTTCCGAGTCCTGCTATAACGCCACCGATATGCACCACGTCTATCAATACCGGGCGTTTGGCGTCCCCGGGCTGGGCTTTAAGCGTGGGCTGGGAGACGACCTGGTCATCGCGCCTTACGCCAGCGCGCTGGCGCTTACCGTGATGCCGCAAGAAGCCTGTCATAACTTACAGACTATGGCTACCAATGGATTCTGTGGCATCTACGGATTCTACGAAGCGGTGGATTACACGCCCTCACGCGTGCCTCGAGGGAAGAATCACGCCATCGTGCGCACATTCATGGCGCATCATCAAGGTATGAGCCTGTTGGCCTTTGCGCATGTTCTGCTCAATCGGCCGATGCAGCGCCGTTTCATGTCTGCCCCTCACGTACGGGCGACGGAATTGTTGCTGCAGGAGCGTGTGCCGAAGAAGGGAGCGACGTTGCATCCGCACGCGGCTGAAGTAAGTGCCGCCGCGCGACCTGCCGCTACGGAAGGCGGCGCCATCATGCGTGTATTTATCGACCCGAACACACCGATACCTGAAGTGCATCTGTTATCCAACGGAAGGTATCACGTCATGGCGACCAATGCCGGTGGCGGATATAGTCGCTGGCGTGACCTGGCTGTCACCCGTTGGCGCGAGGACGTCACGTGCGATTCTTGGGGCACATTCATCTACTTGCGCGATCGCGACTCGGGACGATATTGGTCCACCGCGTATCAACCGACATTACGCCAGGCCGATCACTATGAAGCAATTTTTGTGCAGGGGCGCGCCGAATACCGGCGGCGGGACCAGGGGATTGAAGTGCACACCGAAGTCAGCGTATCACCTGAAGACGATGTTGAAATCCGACGCGTCACGCTCACCAACTTGTCGACTCGTATCCGTCATATCGAGGTCACCAGTTACGCGGAGGTCGTGTTAGCCCCCCTGAATGCCGACCTGGCCCATCGATCGTTCAGTAACCTGTTCGTACAAACTGAAATCCTGCCGGACCGTCAGGCGATCCTCTGCCGGCGGCGTGCCCGCACACCGGGGGAGGCAACGCCGTGGATGTTTCACCTGTTGGCCGCGCCAGGGGCGGTGGCCGACGAGCCGTCATACGAGACGGATCGCTCAAAATTCATCGGGCGGGGCCGAACGGCAGCCAACCCTGAGATATTGGAAAGCGATGATCGTTCGTCGCCATTGTCGAATACGGATGGTTCGGTGCTCGATCCTATCGTGGCCATCCGCCGCACCCTCTCCTTATCATCCGATGAATCGGCCACCGTGCAGATCATCTCCGGTGTCGCAGAAACCCGCGAGGCCGCATTGGTACTGCTTGAGAAGTATTGTGACCGGCACTTCGTTGAGCGTGCCTTTGAAATGGCCTGGTTCCAAAGTCAGGAGGTGCTGCGTCATCTCAACGCCACTGAAGCGGAGGCTCAGGTTTATGGCCGCCTGGCCACCTCGGTCATTTTCGCCAATGGCTTGCGCCGTGCCGCGTCGAGTGTTATTGCCCGCAACCAGCTGGGCCAGTCAGGGCTTTGGCGCTTTGTCGTCTCGGGCGATCTTCCGATCGTGCTGCTCCGTATTGGCGACCGGAACCGCATTGACCTGGTCAAGCAAGTGCTGCAAGCCCATGCCTATTGGCGCATGAAGGGGTTGACTGTTGATTTAGTCATCGTGAACGAGGATTTCTCGGGCTATCGCGCGGTTCTGCAAGACCAGATCATGGGGCTGATCAATGCGGGTCCCGAAGCGCAAATTCTTGACAGACCGGGTGGGGTCTTCGTGCGACGTGCCGAAGAACTGTCGGAGGAGGATCGGGTCTTGTTCCAGACGGTCGCCCGGGTCGTGCTGACCGATACCGCCGAAACCTTACTTGAGCAGGTGGAGCGCCTCGTCCCGGTCGTGCGTGTGCCGGACCGATTGGAGTCATTGCGGCTACCGGCAGTGTTACCGGCCCAACCCTTGGCGGCCCGTGATCGAATTTTCTGTAACGGTCTGGGTGGCTTCACGCCCGATGGGCGCGAATATGTCGTCACCCTCGAACCTGGTCAACACACGCCGGCGCCCTGGGCGAATGTCATCGCCAGCCCGCACATTGGCACGGTCCTCAGCGAGAGCGGGAGCGCGTATACCTGGGTGGAAAACGCGCACGAGTTCCGCCTGACCACCTGGCATAATGATTCGCTGAGCGACAGTAGCGGCGAGGCGCTCTACATTCGGGACGAGGAAACCGGTGCGTTCTGGTCCCCGACGCCATTGCCCGCATCCGGTCGGTCCGGCTATGTGTGTCGGCACGGGTTCGGGTACAGCGTGTTTGAGCATCACGAAGCCGGCATCGCCTCGGAACTGTTCACCTATGTCGCCATGGACGCGCCGGTAAAGTTTGTGGTGATCAAGCTGCGGAACCACTCGAAGGGGCCGCGCCGATTGTCGCTGACCGGGTATTGGGAGTTGGTGCTCGGTGAATGGCGCCACACCAATATGATGCACATTGTGACCGAAACCGATCCGCACAGCGGGGCCCTGTTTGCGCGCAATCCGTATGGCCGTGAATGTGCCAATCGAACGGTTTTTGTGCAGGTTAGCGAGCGCGAGCGCACGGTGACCGGAAACCGTACAGAGTTCATTGGCCGCAATGGCTCCCTGGCCAGCCCGGCTGCGATGCGCCTCAAGCGTTTATCCGGCAAAACCGGTGCGGGCCTGGATCCATGCGCGGCCATACAGACCCCGATCGAACTGGTCGAGGGGCAGGAACGTGAGATCGTGTTCATCTTCGGCGCAGCCCGCAACACCGATGAGGCGCACTATTTTATCGAACGATTCGGTGGGCCGGCTGGGGCACGTTGGGCGTTGGAAGCGGTGTGGAACCACTGGAACCGGACGTTGGGCGCGGTGCATGTGGAGACGCCGGATCAAGCGTTGGACGTGTTGGCCAACGGTTGGTTGGTCTACCAGACGTTGTCCTGCAGGCTCTGGGGCCGTAGCGGGTATTATCAGTCCGGTGGGGCTTACGGGTTTCGCGATCAATTGCAAGACACCATGGCGCTCATTCATGCCACCCCATGGCTCGCCCGTGAGCAGTTGCTTCGTTGTGCCGAGCGTCAGTTCCGTAAGGGGGACGTACAACATTGGTGGCATCCGCCCAATGGACAAGGCGTACGCACGCATTTCTCCGATGATTATCTGTGGCTTCCGTATGCCGCCTGTCGGTATGTTCTGGCCACCGGCGATACGGGAGTCCTCGACGAGTCCGTCCATTTCCTCGAGGGCCGTGAGTTGAATCCGGAAGAGGAGGCATACTACGACCAGCCGCAACGTTCGACTGAAGTGGCCAGTCTCTATGAACATTGCGTGCGGTCAATCACACACGGATTACGTTTCGGTGAACATCAATTACCCCTCATGGGGTGCGGCGATTGGAACGACGGGATGAATCTCGTCGGTCGTGATGGCAAGGGTGAGAGTGTGTGGCTGGCCTGGTTTCTGTATGAAAACCTTCAGCTGTTTGCCGGCCTGGCCCGTCGTCGAGGCGACGAGCCGTTTGCAGACGTGTGCACTGGGCAAGCTTCGTTGCTGCGCGACAATATTGAAGCCCACGCCTGGGATGGCGAATGGTATCGGCGGGCGTATTTCGATGATGGCACACCCTTGGGTTCGTCCGAGAATGCCGAATGCCGGATTGATTCGATCAGCCAGAGTTGGGCGGTCATTTCGGGCGGCGGCGATCGCAATCGAGCCCGCCAGGCGATGGCGGCGGTGGACACACGTCTGGTGCGACGCGAGGCTCAGCTCATTCAACTGCTCACTCCGCCATTCGACACCTCAGACCTTGAACCCGGTTATATTAAAGGCTATGTGCCCGGCGTTCGCGAAAATGGTGGCCAATACACTCACGCCGCCATTTGGACGACGATGGCCTTTGCCATGTTGGGTGACAGGGAACGAGCGTGGGAATTGTTCGCTCTGCTCAATCCCATCAATCACGGGAGTCTCCCGGATGAAATTGAACGCTATAAGGTCGAGCCCTACGTCATGTGCGCGGATATTTACGGTGCGCCGCCACACACCAGCCGGGGCGGGTGGACATGGTACACCGGAGCGGCAGGCTGGATGTACCGGCTCACCGTGGAAACACTCCTGGGCCTGCACCTGGAGGTGGACCATCTGTGCATTGCCCCGTGTATCCCGGCCCATTGGGAGTCATACAACATCCACTATCGCTTTCGCGAGACCGTCTATCACATCACCCTCAAGCGTGTTGGTGAAAAGCCGGAACATGTGAGCCGTTTAATGATGGACGGTGTCGAGATCAATGGAGTCGGCGTAGATGAGACAGGGCGACCGCAAGGCAGGATCCACCTGGTGGACGACCGCCGGGATCACTACGTTGAGGTGGATTTAAAGTAA
- a CDS encoding heavy metal translocating P-type ATPase — MAKVEQVKDPVCGMMVDPLTAAGKFEHAGTMYYFCNPRCLDRFSHDPEGYLTGKHEQSMEAEPAKPGTKYICPMCPGVESSTPAACPKCGMALEPDIAAAPATKTEYVCPMHPEVVQDQPGSCPKCGMALEPREITLEEEANPELKDMTRRFWIGLVLAFPVFFLAMSEMIPGNPIQEILPPSVMSWVQWALATPVVLWCGWPFFQRAWASLVNRSLNMFTLIALGTGTAYVYSTVATLAPQLFPASFRGEGGEVAVYFEAAAVITVLVLLGQVLELRARSQTGSAIKALLGLAPKTARRIRENGEEEDVPVDSVHPGDKLRIRPGEKIPIDGVILEGQSAVDESMITGESIPVEKEAEAQVTGGTVNGTGTLVMRVERVGRDTVLAQIVRMVSEAQRSRAPIQRMADLVAAYFVPIVVGVAFLTFLIWAMFGPEPRMAHALVNAVAVLIIACPCALGLATPMSIMVGTGRGATAGVLMKHAEALEQLEKVDTLVVDKTGTLTEGKPKLMSVVSLSDMPEEDLLRLVASLERNSEHPLASAIVNGAKDKGLELGKAQDFQSKTGKGVTGTVKGHSMALGTRKFLEEEHNVKPESFGPLTDKAEDLRRDGQTVMFVAIANQIAGLIGVADPIKPSTSEAIRLLHEEGIHVVMVSGDHQQTAQAVGQKLGIDEVKAEVLPEEKSRIIQQLQAQGKIVAMAGDGINDAPALAQAQVGIAMGTGTDVAMESAGITLVKGDLRGIARARRLSQATMRNIRQNLFFAFFYNAIGVPIAAGILYPAFGILLSPMIAAAAMTFSSVSVITNALRLRTIKL, encoded by the coding sequence ATGGCCAAGGTTGAACAGGTCAAAGACCCGGTCTGTGGGATGATGGTGGATCCGCTCACCGCTGCAGGGAAATTTGAGCATGCCGGCACCATGTACTACTTCTGCAATCCCCGCTGTCTGGACCGGTTTAGCCATGATCCGGAAGGCTATCTGACCGGGAAACATGAGCAGTCGATGGAAGCGGAGCCCGCCAAACCCGGGACGAAATACATCTGCCCGATGTGTCCGGGTGTGGAATCGTCCACACCGGCGGCTTGCCCGAAATGTGGCATGGCGCTGGAGCCGGATATCGCAGCCGCCCCGGCCACTAAAACAGAATATGTCTGTCCCATGCATCCTGAAGTAGTACAGGACCAGCCGGGCTCCTGTCCCAAATGCGGGATGGCTCTCGAACCGCGGGAAATCACACTTGAGGAAGAAGCGAATCCCGAACTCAAAGACATGACGCGTCGGTTCTGGATCGGTCTCGTGTTGGCCTTTCCGGTCTTTTTCCTGGCCATGTCCGAAATGATTCCCGGCAATCCCATTCAGGAAATCCTGCCACCTTCGGTGATGTCATGGGTACAGTGGGCATTAGCCACGCCCGTGGTCTTATGGTGTGGATGGCCGTTCTTTCAGCGCGCGTGGGCTTCCCTCGTGAACCGCAGCCTCAACATGTTTACGTTGATTGCGTTGGGAACCGGCACAGCCTATGTCTATAGCACCGTGGCCACGCTTGCGCCTCAATTATTTCCTGCCTCCTTCAGAGGAGAGGGCGGTGAGGTCGCCGTGTATTTTGAGGCTGCCGCCGTGATCACCGTCCTCGTGCTATTGGGCCAGGTCCTGGAATTGCGGGCTCGCAGCCAGACAGGCAGCGCCATTAAAGCCTTGCTGGGCCTGGCCCCAAAAACTGCCCGCCGAATTCGCGAGAATGGCGAGGAAGAAGACGTCCCCGTAGATTCCGTGCATCCAGGAGACAAGCTTCGGATCCGGCCGGGAGAAAAAATTCCAATCGACGGAGTCATCCTTGAGGGTCAAAGTGCCGTGGATGAATCGATGATTACCGGAGAATCGATCCCGGTGGAAAAAGAGGCAGAGGCTCAGGTCACCGGGGGAACCGTCAATGGCACGGGGACGTTGGTGATGCGAGTTGAACGAGTGGGTCGGGATACCGTCCTGGCGCAAATAGTTCGCATGGTCAGCGAAGCCCAACGCAGTCGTGCGCCCATTCAACGGATGGCCGATCTGGTAGCCGCCTATTTTGTCCCGATTGTCGTCGGGGTGGCATTTCTGACCTTCTTGATCTGGGCGATGTTCGGCCCAGAGCCTCGTATGGCTCACGCGCTCGTCAACGCGGTGGCGGTCCTCATTATCGCCTGTCCATGCGCGTTGGGTTTGGCCACTCCTATGTCGATTATGGTGGGGACCGGACGAGGAGCCACAGCCGGCGTTCTAATGAAACATGCGGAAGCCCTGGAGCAATTGGAGAAAGTGGATACTCTCGTCGTTGATAAAACGGGAACTCTCACAGAAGGCAAACCCAAGCTGATGTCAGTCGTGTCCCTTTCCGATATGCCGGAAGAGGACCTGCTGCGATTGGTCGCCAGCCTGGAACGCAACAGCGAACATCCTCTGGCCTCCGCCATTGTGAACGGGGCGAAAGACAAAGGGCTGGAGTTAGGGAAGGCTCAGGACTTTCAGTCGAAAACCGGCAAAGGCGTGACCGGAACCGTCAAGGGACACAGCATGGCACTCGGCACACGGAAGTTTTTGGAGGAAGAGCATAACGTAAAGCCCGAGTCCTTCGGGCCATTGACGGACAAGGCAGAGGACCTGCGCCGGGACGGCCAAACCGTCATGTTTGTGGCCATCGCAAATCAAATCGCCGGACTCATCGGCGTCGCCGACCCGATTAAACCATCAACGTCGGAAGCCATTCGCCTGTTGCATGAAGAAGGGATTCACGTAGTCATGGTGTCCGGCGATCATCAACAGACTGCACAGGCGGTCGGACAGAAGCTCGGCATCGATGAGGTGAAAGCGGAAGTGTTGCCCGAGGAGAAAAGCCGGATCATCCAACAACTTCAGGCACAAGGAAAAATCGTGGCCATGGCCGGAGACGGCATCAATGACGCACCCGCCCTCGCTCAAGCCCAGGTCGGCATTGCCATGGGGACCGGTACGGATGTGGCCATGGAAAGTGCGGGGATCACGTTGGTCAAAGGGGATCTTCGAGGCATTGCCCGTGCCCGCCGGCTCAGCCAGGCGACCATGCGCAACATTCGTCAAAATCTCTTCTTTGCTTTTTTCTACAACGCCATTGGAGTGCCGATTGCGGCCGGTATTCTCTATCCGGCATTCGGCATACTTTTAAGTCCGATGATTGCGGCAGCCGCCATGACGTTCAGCTCGGTTTCGGTCATTACCAATGCCCTCCGATTACGAACCATCAAGCTCTAA